The nucleotide sequence TTCCGTGGTTGACGATCAGACTGTCGAGTTTGGAGAAGCGTTTGATGGTGGTTTCGACGGCTTGTGGTCCTACCTGGTAATGGAGGACTCAATTAGTTGCAGGCTCTTGGGTCTTAAAAGTTGGATTGCAGGAAGAAAGCCAAACAAAAATAGAACATCTAGGTACGATATATTCATGTCGCACTCTCGATTAAAAAACACTGCAGTCAAAACATCACCAGAGATAATCAAGGCAGACAACTAATTGCCGCTGCTCTTCTAATCATGTCCTCACTAGAGTACAGTAATCAACCCATAACCATCCAAATTTAGGAAATTTCCAACGATAAACGCCCTCCCCAATACCCACCTTGAAATCGCTCAGATCCCCCACAACAACTTCCACCTGTTCCGGATActgcttcttcaattcctccatGGGTCCTGCAGTCCTAGCTACAAGTACCACATTGTGTTTTTCTCTCAGAAGTTTTTGGGCAATGGCAAGACCAATTCCGCGACTTGCGCCTGTGACAAGAATCGTTCTGGGTGCCATTCTCTATTTTCATGTATCAATGGTTTTATCAGTTCGCTGTTCAAACGGTATGGTGTGGTGATTGTGTGAGTGTGTGGGTGTGCGGGTGGTGAGAAAAGCGTGATGTCCTTGGTGGGGCAATTGAGATCTTCCGTTTATTAGATTTGGAGCTCCGATCACTATGCATGCGGAAAGTTTGAGATAACAAAAAGTCCAACTGTTCATGGTCACCTAGAACTACCATACGCATTATTGTCAGCTAACATATCTGTTTCACTGTTGCCAACACTCAATTCGCATGTAGCAGAAGACTTCACTATCATTGAACCATTACGTCATGCCGATTTCGGAGTAGGACAAATGGGCGTCGTCACTTACTCATAGCCTATCAGTTCTGTATGATTTACTAAGCTCAAATCTTGCGtgtatattgatttatcGCAATCCCACCTCCAGAATACTCAAAATGTCCGACACCGTAATCCTCGGCGCCGGTATAATTGGCCTCTCAACCGCAtactatctctctctctcccagGACCCTTCCACCATTCAGCTCGTAGACCCATCACCCACacttttctcatcttcttcaggCTACGCAGGTGGTTTTCTTTCTCGCGATTGGTTCTGTGACGAATCATCTAGCTTGGGGCTCTTGAGTTTCGAGGAACATAAAAAGCTTGCCGAGGAAAATGCCGGTGCTGAGAAATGGGGATACAGTGTCAGTAGAAGTCTGAATTATGTGAGCCATATTGCTGAAGAAAATGCGAGAAAGAGTGGGAAGAAGGGAGTTAGAGGGGATGATTGGCTGAGAGTGGGCGGGAGTAGAGCTGAGACAGCTAGTGGTGGCGATGGAGGAGATGTGAAGGAAGCGGCAAGTATTACCGAAGAGTGGCCTAAGTGGTTCAAAAagaatgatggtgatgaaatGGAACCTATCAGTAAAGAAGGAAGTACAGCTCAAGTGTGAGTTTATCCTAAAGGACCTTTTACTCACAGAATCACACTAACATATCAAGTGACCCTCTCAAGTTGTGTCAGTTCCTCCTTGCTAGCTGTCTTGAGCGCGGCGTACAACTTCATCACCCTGCGACGGCGTTGTCCGTTCACCAAGATATGAGGTCCGAAATGTCTAGTATACGTATCTTGAACACCTCCACAAATATCGAATCAGACATTCCTTGTACAAAGATTCTGATAGCAGCAGGATGTTGGTCACCTGAGGTATTCTCTACCTTGTTCCCAAAATCAACGTTTAAATTGCCAATCAATAGTTTGGCTGGTCATTCTTTGGTGGTGAGAGCACCAAATTGGAACGAGGAgctggaagagaaagaatgcCAAGCTGTATTTGCTAGTGATGAGGAGGGTTATTGTCCTGAAATATTTTTGAGGAAGGGTGGAGATATCTATGTCGCGGGTCTAAACTCCTCCACTGAACCATTGCCAAAACTTGCAACAGAGTCCAAGTTTCAAGAAGATGTTATACAGCGGTTAGAGAACACAGCGAGAAGAATCTTCGGTGTTGacgaaagatttgaaatcaaagTCGTTAGAAAAGGTTTATGCTTCCGACCAGTTACGAAAAGGGGAACGCCGATTTTGGCGAAGGTAGTAGATGATAATTTGGGTGGAGTGAGTACTAGGAAGGATAGAGATGGAGGAATCTGGCTTGCTGCAGGGCATGGACCTTGGGGTATTAGCATGAGCTTAGGTACTGGGAAAGTAATGGCGGAGATGATACAAGGAAAGCCTACGAGCGCTGACGTCTCGAAATTGGGTTTCTAGTAACGTATAAACTTATGAAAAAGAAACATTCGGAGAGCGAAATATTCGAGAGCATATTCTAGTAATTCAAGAATCGGTGAATTTGCTCTGAATGCGAGCCGCAATGATATCCCATCGTGAGCTGCAAGACAGTGAAACGATGCTGACTAAAACGATGCAAGTGACTATAGTATTTACTCTTCGATATGATGTGAAATAAGCTGTGTTCTATCAATTAGCAAAGTCTCCTTGgattttaaatcaatctCGTGGTTTAGTGGTTAGAGAACGTGGCTCTGCCGATTACAGCATTGCCAACTCGATGATAAAAGTATGTATCGAGACCAATGATGTTACCATCAGGCAACCTCGCATGGGAACCCCAACAAGAGTACTCACAAATTGAGGAGGGGGGATACTAGAATGGTATTGAATATGTTTCACTTCTCAAAGCTCTTAAGGATTttggtgttttttttttttttttttttttgaaagcaGCAATAAGGgggtggagaagagaggtgAATTGTCGTTCTACTATATGCCACAAGATAAACGGTGCTCTATCAGTTACATATCTCCCTGAACTTTGGGTCGCCTGGTCCAGTGATCAGTCTCAGGACCCATAGATTCTGACAATTACAACACTTATACACTCCTTCAAAATAGAGTGTTGTGACCAGGAAAGAATCCGAGATGCAGCCTGACGAGGTATTCCCTAACGAGGGAGCGCATAAATTCCACCCAAGAGTTTAAGGTTTTGCCCTCCAAGCAAGCAGAAACGATTGGTTGGTTCTTTGGGAGGAAATGATGTCCCATGATGATTGAATTCTACCATTCAGTTGCAAGCATAAAAGAAGGGGGACTGGCTGTCTATCTGTGTgcatatataaataattgtGTAGAATTGAAATGATCAGGAAGTTTTTCTAGCTGTGCATTTCTTGCCGTGCTTGATTGCCCATGGAGAGGATATTGCTGGACTCCACTTGCCTTGCGGGTATGGATAAGCGGAGGTTATTCCTCTGAACAATTTGGCGCAATTCTTTGACTTTTACTCTCATGGGCCAGAGAATTCATGCTGATTAGATGGGCGCTGATCAAATAACAGAATAATAAACATTGCAAATATTAAGAACGACGGTACAGAGTAATGAATTCGAGGAAAGCACTTGCGAACAGTTATGATATTCTTCACATCAATAGCCAGTAGATGGTATTTATTATACCTAGATTTTGTATCTGGGCTCTTGACAAAAAGCATCTAGTCGTCCATAGCCAAAAGGGAAATGCGATCATTTTTTGAGGCAGGGGTAAAAGATCAATCTTTCGTCTTCCACTAGAAATGCAAATATGATACCCTACCTCAAGTTTTCCCGCTGAACAGTCGCACTAATTCGGACTAAATCATCGTATTGTTTTGCCAGTGCGTTACGATATCATTTGTAAAGGTATTCCCTCGATTCATTGACGCCATTCCTATGTACAAACACGATTGTTTCGTCCGACAACCTTCCTGGCCTCCATAGAACTTTACTCGTCATCGTAACCACTCAAAGGTTTTCTTGGTCCAGAAGGCACTGCGCGAAACACATTCATTAGTAGTTGCAAACGTTGTTGGCTTTTGCAATCGAATTGGTGCATCAACGTACTTGGATATGTCAAAGGGATCTGCGGTCTTGGCCCATCCCCGAGTCTGTGACGGATCTTTGGTACTGTGAGAACGAGAACTGGTCCAATGCTTCCGACGActatggagaagaagatagcGGGCTTTTCAATGGCTGCCCATCGCATGTAGCGAAAAGGTTGAGAGAAGAATCGTGGTATTGTGGACGACATTTTGTCTATGATTATTAGCATATTCCTAGAAACAAAacggcttcttcttcttggatgATCGAATCTCAGGCGACTTacaagaatttattattgttgatTTCTTCCGCGGGGTTTAAAATCACTCAAGGCTGGAAGTTCGACGTTGATGTCGCGAGATTATACCAGCATCACGTGTAGCTATCAGACACTAATCAGAATCCCTGTCGCCGTGGGATACTCTTGGCATTGCATACGTTTCCTAAAGCTTCCAAGCCGCGCAATTCACAATTTTGAAAGGAAGAATATTGAAGTcaaccacaacaacaatatgaggtggattctttcttttctgctACTGGGCTTGCTCAGTGCCGTCTCAGCTTTGAGCGCTGGCGGAAACAAATTATTAGTTGTATTAGAGGAATTGTCTGAGAAGTCGAAATACTCGAAATACTTTGGAGATCTTGAAGGTATGTTGTAGCTATTTGTGGTAGCAAATTTACAATTGTGATATCCATTTTACTAAATTATATGCGCATATAGCACGAGGATATGAATTAACATACGAGTCACCAAAAAACGAGAAATTGGGACTTTTTGAATTGGGAGAGCGTTCCTTCGACCATCTACTCGTCTTGCCATCCAAGTCAAAAGGTATGAGTCCTACCTCACTGGAATGAGCCCAATTAACACGTAGCAGGTCTGGGACCAGCTTTGACTCCAAAGCTTCTTCTCGAATTCATTAATAAGGGCGGAAATATCTTATTAAcactctcatcatctcacCCTACCCCAACTGCCCTTGTCTCATTACTCTTGGAGCTCGACATCCACCTTCCAACGGACCGCAATTCTCTTGTTGTTGATCACTTCAACTACGATACATTGAGTGCCGCCGAGAAGCACGACGTCGTCCTTCTGCCACGACCAGACGCTGTCAGACCAGATGTTAAAAACTACTTCCGTGGAGATGGCAAAGGCGGGGAAGTTATTGCTTTCCCAAGAGGTGTTGGACAGACTTTGGGCAACACCAGTCCATTATTAACTCCGCTTCTCCGAGCCCCAAGAACCGCATACTCTTATAACCCTAAGGAAGATGTCGAGGGTGTGGAAGACCCATTTGCAGTTGGACAACAATTATCACTCATTACCACCATGCAAGCTAGAAACTCTGCTAGATTCACAGTTATTGGGTCATCAGAGATCCTTGAGGACACATGGTTTGATGCTAAGGTCAAGCGTAGCATTGGAATGGGAGGTGTTGGATCTGACGCGAAGGAGACCAAAACTGCCAATCAAGAATTCTCAAAAGAGGTTACCGGCTGGACCTTCAAAGAAATTGGAGTTCTCAAGGTTGGAAGTATCAAGCATTACCTTCATGAAAATGGTGTCAAGAGCAATGACACCAACCCAAAGATCTACAGGATTAAGAACGATGTGGTAAGTAACGCAATTGGCATTATTGACACATAGCTTACAATTTAACAGACATATGAAATCGAGCTTTCTGAGTATTCATGGGACAAATGGGTTCCATTTACCCCACCAACTGGAGACTCCCTCCAACTCGAGTTCTCTATGCTTTCACCATTCCATCGTCTTGTGCTTGAGCCATCAACTGCCACTTCCGAGTCTCAAACATATACCACAAGCTTCAAGCTTCCAGATCAACACGGTATTTTTAACTTCAAGGTCAACTACAAGCGCCCATTCTTCACCACTATCGAGGAAAAGAACACCGTCACAGTTAGACACTTTGCCCATGACGAATATACCAGAAGTTGGGCAATCAGCAATGCCTGGCCATGGATTGCCGGAATTGGCGCCACAGTTACAGGATGGGTTGCATTCGTTGCTCTTTGGTTATGGAGCAAGCCTGTACCATTGAAGTTGACGACTAGTGGAAAGAAGATTCAGTGATGTAGTTAAAATGGATGCGGGGGCTATTTGTATGATAAAATTAAAAGTGTATAGGGTATACATAAATGAAATTTCATCGTAAACTGTTATGTATATATCTTGACAGAGGGATTGAGATAGATACGAATTGTTCCAAGTTATGTTGATTTTAGGAATTAGTACTCAACGGGTGCTGGTGTTTTCCAAGGCAAACCGGAACAAGTGTCATCACAATATAGAGTTGGATACTGAAGATGAAAACAAAAGTTTGAAACAATGTGAATTTCTTTGTGTGGTTGGTATCATGGTATCATTAAGCTAAGTaaccaccccccccccccccccccttcccccatATCAATTTGACCCCTATcttatcatctcatcatagGTAAGCAGCCCGCTGCTCATCAATTTTCAAAGTCGCACGAACAATATACTCCTCGACGAGCTTCCTTCCTCATGCAAATATTCACACTAACCTCCGGCAATGGCTCACCACCTTTCTCGGGTTTATCTTCAACAACACCTCGGCAACAGCGGGTGTGAGTTACTCCAAGCGATTCTGAATCTCTCCATGATGATTCCTGAATGACTGGATCATCacgtagatagatagaaCACAGACTTAAACCGCATAATAAACATCCATACCCACATCCTCCACGGTATTAGCCCAACCTGGAAACCTCGCCTTCGCCCAAAGCGTTA is from Botrytis cinerea B05.10 chromosome 8, complete sequence and encodes:
- the Bcwbp1 gene encoding Bcwbp1, whose translation is MRWILSFLLLGLLSAVSALSAGGNKLLVVLEELSEKSKYSKYFGDLEARGYELTYESPKNEKLGLFELGERSFDHLLVLPSKSKGLGPALTPKLLLEFINKGGNILLTLSSSHPTPTALVSLLLELDIHLPTDRNSLVVDHFNYDTLSAAEKHDVVLLPRPDAVRPDVKNYFRGDGKGGEVIAFPRGVGQTLGNTSPLLTPLLRAPRTAYSYNPKEDVEGVEDPFAVGQQLSLITTMQARNSARFTVIGSSEILEDTWFDAKVKRSIGMGGVGSDAKETKTANQEFSKEVTGWTFKEIGVLKVGSIKHYLHENGVKSNDTNPKIYRIKNDVTYEIELSEYSWDKWVPFTPPTGDSLQLEFSMLSPFHRLVLEPSTATSESQTYTTSFKLPDQHGIFNFKVNYKRPFFTTIEEKNTVTVRHFAHDEYTRSWAISNAWPWIAGIGATVTGWVAFVALWLWSKPVPLKLTTSGKKIQ
- the Bctda3 gene encoding Bctda3, yielding MSDTVILGAGIIGLSTAYYLSLSQDPSTIQLVDPSPTLFSSSSGYAGGFLSRDWFCDESSSLGLLSFEEHKKLAEENAGAEKWGYSVSRSLNYVSHIAEENARKSGKKGVRGDDWLRVGGSRAETASGGDGGDVKEAASITEEWPKWFKKNDGDEMEPISKEGSTAQVDPLKLCQFLLASCLERGVQLHHPATALSVHQDMRSEMSSIRILNTSTNIESDIPCTKILIAAGCWSPEVFSTLFPKSTFKLPINSLAGHSLVVRAPNWNEELEEKECQAVFASDEEGYCPEIFLRKGGDIYVAGLNSSTEPLPKLATESKFQEDVIQRLENTARRIFGVDERFEIKVVRKGLCFRPVTKRGTPILAKVVDDNLGGVSTRKDRDGGIWLAAGHGPWGISMSLGTGKVMAEMIQGKPTSADVSKLGF